In a single window of the Nocardioides massiliensis genome:
- a CDS encoding bifunctional methylenetetrahydrofolate dehydrogenase/methenyltetrahydrofolate cyclohydrolase, with the protein MTAQILDGTATAAAIKDELKGRIARLREAGVVPGLGTVLVGDDPGSRWYVGGKHKDCAEVGIESIRVDLPGDVPQSEVEDAVAALNADPACTGYIVQLPLPKHMDENAILGQIDPLKDADGLHPTNLGWLVLGKEAPLPCTPAGIVELLRRHEVAIAGAHVCVVGRGVTVGRPLGLLLTRRSENATVTLCHTGTRDLASHVAQADIVVAAAGVPGIITGAMLKPGAAVLDVGVSRVDGKLAGDVAPDAHEVAGWISPNPGGVGPMTRAMLLANVVLAAERAAGLA; encoded by the coding sequence GTGACAGCGCAGATCCTCGACGGCACGGCGACCGCAGCAGCGATCAAGGACGAGCTCAAGGGCCGCATCGCGCGCCTGCGCGAGGCCGGGGTCGTCCCCGGTCTCGGCACGGTGCTCGTCGGTGACGACCCCGGCAGCCGGTGGTACGTCGGGGGCAAGCACAAGGACTGCGCCGAGGTCGGGATCGAGTCCATCCGGGTGGACCTGCCCGGTGACGTCCCGCAGTCCGAGGTCGAGGACGCCGTCGCGGCGCTGAACGCCGACCCGGCGTGCACCGGCTACATCGTGCAGCTGCCCCTGCCCAAGCACATGGACGAGAACGCGATCCTGGGCCAGATCGACCCGCTGAAGGACGCCGACGGCCTGCACCCGACCAACCTCGGCTGGCTGGTGCTCGGCAAGGAGGCGCCGCTGCCGTGCACCCCGGCCGGCATCGTCGAGCTGCTGCGTCGCCACGAGGTCGCGATCGCCGGTGCCCACGTGTGCGTCGTCGGGCGCGGCGTGACCGTCGGCCGTCCGCTCGGGCTGCTGCTCACGCGGCGCTCGGAGAACGCGACCGTCACCTTGTGCCACACCGGCACGCGTGACCTCGCCTCCCACGTCGCCCAGGCCGACATCGTCGTCGCGGCCGCCGGCGTTCCCGGCATCATCACCGGCGCCATGCTCAAGCCGGGAGCGGCCGTGCTCGACGTCGGCGTCTCCCGCGTCGACGGCAAGCTGGCCGGCGACGTCGCCCCCGACGCCCATGAGGTGGCGGGCTGGATCTCGCCCAACCCCGGAGGGGTGGGCCCGATGACGCGGGCGATGCTGTTGGCCAACGTCGTCCTCGCCGCCGAGCGGGCAGCCGGCCTGGCGTGA
- a CDS encoding NADP-dependent isocitrate dehydrogenase: MSDETIIYTHTDEAPLLATYSFLPIISAYAAKAGVQVETRDISLAGRIIAQFPERLSAEQRIDDHLAELGELATKPEANIIKLPNISASVPQLKAAIKELQEQGYDLPAYPENPQTDEEREVRAKYDRVKGSAVNPVLREGNSDRRAPASVKNYAKAHPHRMGAWTPESKTNVATMGEHDFRSNELSVVVESDDTLRIEHVAADGATTVLKDDVKVLAGEVVDGTYMDVAALRRFLTEQIARAKADDVLFSVHLKATMMKVSDPIIFGHAVQAFFPTLFEQYGEQLAAAGISPNDGLGGLLSAVADLPDGDAIKAAVEQGLAEGPRMAMVDSDKGITNLHVPSDVIIDASMPAMIRTSGHMWGPDGEEDDTLAVIPDSSYAGVYQTVIDDCRANGAFDPATMGSVPNVGLMAKAAEEYGSHDKTFEVPAAGTVRVVDSAGNVLMEHEVQPGDIWRACQTKDEPIRDWVKLAVTRARATGAPAVFWLDETRAHDANLIAKVKTYLADHDTDGLTIEIMAPAEATAYSLERIRRGEDTISVTGNVLRDYNTDLFPILELGTSAKMLSVVPLMNGGGLFETGAGGSAPKHVQQLVKENYLRWDSLGEFFALAASFEHLATTRGNARAQVLADTLDRATGTFLNEDKSPTRRIGGIDNRGSHFYLALYWAQELSTQTDDAELAAAFGPLAEKLAEQEQTIVDELLAVQGSPADIGGYFRPDPAKADAVMRPSKTLNDALASF; encoded by the coding sequence GTGAGCGACGAGACGATCATCTACACCCACACCGACGAGGCGCCCCTGCTGGCGACGTACTCGTTCCTGCCGATCATCTCGGCCTACGCCGCGAAGGCGGGTGTCCAGGTCGAGACCCGTGACATCTCCTTGGCGGGCCGGATCATCGCGCAGTTCCCGGAGCGGCTGAGCGCCGAGCAGCGGATCGACGACCACCTCGCCGAGCTCGGCGAGCTGGCCACGAAGCCCGAGGCCAACATCATCAAGCTGCCCAACATCTCCGCTTCCGTGCCGCAGCTGAAGGCCGCGATCAAGGAGCTGCAGGAGCAGGGCTACGACCTTCCGGCCTACCCGGAGAACCCCCAGACCGACGAGGAGCGCGAGGTCCGCGCCAAGTACGACCGGGTCAAGGGCTCTGCGGTCAACCCCGTCCTGCGCGAGGGCAACTCCGACCGCCGCGCGCCGGCGTCGGTGAAGAACTACGCCAAGGCGCACCCGCACCGCATGGGTGCGTGGACGCCGGAGTCGAAGACCAACGTCGCCACGATGGGTGAGCACGACTTCCGGTCCAACGAGCTGTCGGTCGTCGTGGAGTCCGACGACACCCTGCGCATCGAGCACGTCGCCGCCGACGGTGCGACGACCGTGCTCAAGGACGACGTCAAGGTGCTGGCCGGCGAGGTCGTCGACGGCACCTACATGGACGTCGCCGCCCTGCGGCGGTTCCTCACGGAGCAGATCGCGCGCGCCAAGGCCGACGACGTGCTCTTCTCCGTGCACCTCAAGGCGACGATGATGAAGGTCTCGGACCCGATCATCTTCGGTCACGCGGTGCAGGCGTTCTTCCCGACGCTGTTCGAGCAGTACGGCGAGCAGCTCGCCGCCGCCGGCATCAGCCCGAACGACGGCCTCGGCGGCCTGCTCAGCGCGGTGGCGGACCTGCCCGACGGCGACGCCATCAAGGCCGCGGTGGAGCAGGGTCTGGCCGAGGGTCCGCGGATGGCCATGGTCGACTCCGACAAGGGGATCACCAACCTGCACGTCCCCTCCGACGTGATCATCGACGCCTCGATGCCGGCGATGATCCGCACCTCGGGCCACATGTGGGGCCCCGACGGCGAGGAGGACGACACCCTCGCGGTCATCCCCGACTCCTCCTACGCCGGCGTCTACCAGACCGTCATCGACGACTGCCGCGCCAACGGCGCCTTCGACCCCGCCACGATGGGCTCGGTGCCCAACGTCGGGCTGATGGCGAAGGCCGCCGAGGAGTACGGCTCCCACGACAAGACCTTCGAGGTCCCGGCCGCCGGCACCGTCCGGGTCGTCGACTCCGCAGGCAACGTCCTCATGGAGCACGAGGTCCAGCCCGGCGACATCTGGCGGGCGTGCCAGACCAAGGACGAGCCGATCCGCGACTGGGTCAAGCTCGCGGTCACCCGCGCCCGGGCCACCGGCGCGCCGGCGGTCTTCTGGCTCGACGAGACCCGCGCCCACGACGCCAACCTGATCGCGAAGGTCAAGACCTACCTCGCCGATCACGACACCGACGGCCTCACCATCGAGATCATGGCGCCGGCCGAGGCGACGGCGTACTCCCTCGAGCGGATCCGTCGCGGGGAGGACACCATCTCGGTGACCGGCAACGTGCTGCGCGACTACAACACCGACCTGTTCCCGATCCTCGAGCTCGGCACCAGCGCGAAGATGCTGTCGGTCGTGCCGCTGATGAACGGTGGTGGTCTCTTCGAGACCGGCGCCGGTGGGTCGGCCCCGAAGCACGTCCAGCAGCTGGTGAAGGAGAACTACCTGCGCTGGGACAGCCTGGGTGAGTTCTTCGCCCTCGCCGCGAGCTTCGAGCACCTCGCCACCACCCGCGGCAACGCCCGTGCGCAGGTGCTCGCCGACACGCTCGACCGGGCGACCGGCACGTTCCTCAACGAGGACAAGTCGCCCACCCGTCGCATCGGCGGCATCGACAACCGCGGCTCGCACTTCTACCTCGCGCTCTACTGGGCCCAGGAGCTCAGCACTCAGACCGACGACGCGGAGCTGGCCGCGGCCTTCGGCCCGCTTGCCGAGAAGCTGGCCGAGCAGGAGCAGACGATCGTCGACGAGCTGCTCGCGGTGCAGGGCTCGCCGGCCGACATCGGGGGCTACTTCCGCCCCGACCCGGCCAAGGCCGACGCCGTCATGCGTCCGTCGAAGACGCTCAACGACGCGCTCGCGTCGTTCTGA
- a CDS encoding malate dehydrogenase yields MSTTPVKVAVTGAAGQIGYSLLFRIANGDLLGPDVPVQLQLLEITPALKALEGVVMELDDCAFPTLAGVEIGDDPTKIFDGANLALLVGARPRGPGMERGDLLEANGAIFTAQGKALNEVAADDVRIGVTGNPANTNALIAMHNAPDIPQSRFSALTRLDHNRAISQLAAKTGATVREIKKMTIWGNHSATQYPDLFHAEVGGKNAAELVNDQAWLENDFIPTVAKRGAAIIDARGSSSAASAASATIDAARDWLKGTPEGDWVSMAVVSDGSYDIPEGLIYSYPVTTSGGDWEIVQGLEIDDFSRAKMDATAAELVEERDAVKGLGLI; encoded by the coding sequence GTGAGCACCACCCCCGTCAAGGTCGCCGTCACCGGCGCCGCCGGCCAGATCGGCTACAGCCTGCTCTTCCGCATCGCCAACGGCGACCTGCTCGGACCCGACGTGCCCGTGCAGCTGCAGCTGCTGGAGATCACCCCCGCCCTCAAGGCACTCGAGGGCGTCGTCATGGAGCTCGACGACTGCGCCTTCCCCACCCTGGCCGGCGTCGAGATCGGTGACGACCCGACCAAGATCTTCGACGGCGCCAACCTCGCCCTCCTGGTCGGCGCGCGCCCGCGCGGTCCGGGCATGGAGCGTGGCGACCTGCTCGAGGCCAACGGCGCGATCTTCACGGCCCAGGGCAAGGCGCTCAACGAGGTCGCAGCCGACGACGTCCGGATCGGCGTCACCGGCAACCCGGCCAACACCAACGCCCTCATCGCGATGCACAACGCGCCCGACATCCCGCAGTCGCGGTTCTCGGCGCTCACGCGTCTCGACCACAACCGCGCCATCTCGCAGCTGGCGGCGAAGACCGGCGCGACGGTGCGCGAGATCAAGAAGATGACGATCTGGGGCAACCACTCCGCGACCCAGTACCCCGACCTGTTCCACGCCGAGGTCGGCGGCAAGAACGCCGCCGAGCTGGTCAACGACCAGGCGTGGCTGGAGAACGACTTCATCCCCACCGTCGCCAAGCGCGGCGCCGCGATCATCGACGCGCGCGGCTCGTCGTCGGCCGCCTCCGCGGCCTCGGCCACCATCGACGCCGCGCGCGACTGGCTCAAGGGCACCCCCGAGGGTGACTGGGTGTCGATGGCGGTCGTCTCCGACGGCTCCTACGACATCCCCGAGGGCCTCATCTACTCCTACCCCGTCACCACCTCCGGCGGTGACTGGGAGATCGTCCAGGGCCTGGAGATCGACGACTTCAGCCGCGCGAAGATGGACGCGACCGCGGCCGAGCTCGTCGAGGAGCGCGACGCGGTCAAGGGGCTCGGCCTCATCTGA
- the trpS gene encoding tryptophan--tRNA ligase: protein MSASTPAPAVPRILSGIQPTADSFHFGNYLGALRQWVDLQDGHDAFYMIADMHAITVAQDPKVLRERTLLSAAQLIAMGIDPARSAIFVQSQVPAHAQLAWVLNCLTAFGEARRMTQFKDKSAKEGEGAASVGLFTYPILQAADILLYRPAYVPVGEDQRQHLELTRDLAQRFNSRYKKTFKLPEPHILKETAKIFDLQNPTAKMSKSAPSPAGIIELLDDPKVSAKKIRSAVTDSEAEVRFDVEAKPGVSNLLTIYNALTGRPIAELEQAYAGRGYGDLKGDLAEVVVDFVTPFRTRTRQLLDDRAELQRVLSDGAERAGAVAARTMEQVYDRIGFLGRDAG, encoded by the coding sequence ATGTCCGCGTCCACCCCCGCGCCCGCCGTCCCGCGGATCCTCTCCGGGATCCAGCCGACCGCCGACTCGTTCCACTTCGGCAACTACCTCGGGGCGCTGCGGCAGTGGGTCGACCTGCAGGACGGGCACGACGCGTTCTACATGATCGCCGACATGCACGCGATCACGGTGGCGCAGGACCCCAAGGTGCTGCGCGAGCGCACCCTGCTCTCCGCCGCTCAGCTGATCGCCATGGGCATCGACCCGGCACGCTCGGCGATCTTCGTGCAGTCGCAGGTCCCCGCGCACGCCCAGCTGGCGTGGGTCCTCAACTGCCTCACCGCCTTCGGCGAGGCCCGTCGCATGACGCAGTTCAAGGACAAGTCCGCCAAGGAGGGGGAGGGAGCCGCCAGCGTCGGTCTCTTCACCTACCCGATCCTGCAGGCCGCCGACATCCTGCTCTACCGCCCCGCCTACGTCCCGGTCGGCGAGGACCAACGCCAGCACCTCGAGCTGACCCGCGACCTCGCCCAGCGCTTCAACTCGCGCTACAAGAAGACGTTCAAGCTGCCCGAGCCGCACATCCTCAAGGAGACGGCGAAGATCTTCGACCTGCAGAACCCGACCGCGAAGATGTCGAAGTCGGCGCCCTCTCCCGCCGGCATCATCGAGCTGCTCGACGACCCGAAGGTGTCGGCGAAGAAGATCCGCTCGGCGGTCACGGACTCCGAGGCCGAGGTCCGGTTCGACGTCGAGGCCAAGCCCGGCGTCTCCAACCTGCTGACCATCTACAACGCCCTCACCGGCCGCCCGATCGCCGAGCTCGAGCAGGCGTACGCCGGACGCGGGTACGGCGACCTCAAGGGCGACCTCGCCGAGGTGGTCGTCGACTTCGTGACGCCGTTCCGCACGCGCACCAGGCAGCTGCTCGACGACCGGGCCGAGCTGCAACGGGTGCTCAGCGACGGCGCGGAGCGGGCCGGTGCGGTCGCCGCACGGACCATGGAGCAGGTCTACGACCGGATCGGCTTCCTGGGCCGGGACGCCGGGTAG
- a CDS encoding TetR/AcrR family transcriptional regulator produces MKQLPEAALVTRAQLTQERSRVRREQLLDACLALFAEGGARAVTHRAVAARAGLPPATTVYYFATIDDLLREALRRHVQQWIATMEELAGLELVDLRRLVADADHATGLVSAVFALRDVATAGTELAIYLGAARDPALRADAADALGRAEGLVARLLTALGVPDAPEVAAGAVALILGSAVRRQAAVHPEPDEARLLAHSLRRLLSASLDGGAVSPPD; encoded by the coding sequence ATGAAACAACTACCGGAGGCGGCATTGGTTACGCGGGCGCAGCTGACCCAGGAGCGCAGCCGGGTCCGGCGCGAGCAGCTGCTGGACGCCTGCCTCGCGCTCTTCGCCGAGGGTGGGGCGCGCGCCGTCACGCACCGGGCGGTCGCCGCCCGGGCCGGGCTCCCGCCCGCGACGACCGTCTACTACTTCGCCACCATCGACGACCTGCTGCGCGAGGCGCTGCGCCGGCACGTGCAGCAGTGGATCGCGACGATGGAGGAGCTGGCCGGGCTCGAGCTCGTCGACCTGCGCCGGCTCGTCGCCGATGCCGACCACGCCACCGGACTGGTGAGCGCGGTCTTCGCGCTGCGCGACGTCGCCACCGCCGGCACCGAGCTGGCGATCTATCTCGGCGCCGCGCGCGACCCGGCCCTGCGTGCGGACGCCGCGGACGCCTTGGGCCGCGCCGAGGGACTCGTGGCCCGGCTCCTCACCGCGCTCGGCGTACCGGATGCCCCGGAGGTCGCTGCCGGTGCCGTCGCCCTCATCCTCGGCTCCGCCGTACGCCGCCAGGCCGCCGTCCATCCCGAGCCCGACGAGGCCCGGCTCCTCGCCCACTCCCTGCGCCGGCTGCTCTCAGCGTCCCTGGACGGGGGCGCAGTTTCACCGCCCGACTAA
- a CDS encoding CocE/NonD family hydrolase — protein sequence MRRLLIVLLSTLLAVGALPTLLSAAAAADPLTPAGAPQTSTYDPGPELYDHVAKSDIPVKMRDGRVLRATVYTPTVKGTQDPAPGKFPVILVQTPYGKTLDGVGVVGTHLINRGYLGVVVDVAGTGGSEGQSMLFGETEAKDGVELVHWAASLPKANGKVGLLGGSYLGIDQMFTAAEVGPNSPLKAIFPIVTSVDPYRDLFVSGGLVNLESSVGLLAIYAGVRTLSPLVERGPVDPLHTLRLVLEHALATIPFEATVGVHALLHTGRAYDGPYWRKRAPQRVLRKIVKNRIPAYFVGGQYDVFQRGQPLLYSGLQNAFRGRSVWRPMRPNQKPTPRYQLRTGPWDHGNTGGGFDMPRVQLAWFDRWLKNKKTGILATKTPLHIHDTTGPVYGLAGYPDRRATPTAFHLQPGGGLAEPAPKAQKGASTLVWKGLTVSCQRSIAQWGAGALRDIYDQCKKFPALAQPQPGDAAFETAPMEEPLTLAGPVGLRLQMTSTQAETMVVATLQDVAPDGSITDITAGSLLGSARKIAPKKSWRGANGSYQLPFHPHTRAAETPVPRGKVVTHDIELRPAYSTLKKGHRLRLVLQTGDTPHLLPPVAKALQLLGGIYRVQTNAVTPSFLSLPILDRAP from the coding sequence GTGCGGCGCCTGCTCATCGTCCTGCTCAGTACGCTGCTCGCCGTCGGCGCCCTGCCGACCCTGCTGAGTGCCGCGGCCGCAGCCGATCCGCTCACGCCCGCCGGGGCGCCGCAGACCTCGACCTACGACCCGGGCCCGGAGCTCTACGACCACGTCGCGAAGTCCGACATCCCCGTGAAGATGCGCGACGGTCGCGTGCTGCGCGCCACGGTCTACACCCCGACCGTGAAGGGCACGCAGGACCCGGCGCCCGGCAAGTTCCCGGTGATCCTCGTCCAGACGCCCTACGGCAAGACCCTCGACGGCGTGGGCGTCGTCGGCACGCACCTGATCAACCGGGGCTACCTCGGCGTGGTCGTCGACGTGGCCGGCACCGGCGGCTCGGAGGGTCAGTCGATGCTGTTCGGCGAGACCGAGGCCAAGGACGGCGTCGAGCTCGTCCACTGGGCGGCGTCGCTGCCCAAGGCCAACGGCAAGGTCGGCCTGCTCGGCGGGTCCTACCTCGGCATCGACCAGATGTTCACCGCCGCCGAGGTCGGCCCGAACTCCCCGCTGAAGGCGATCTTCCCGATCGTCACCTCGGTCGACCCCTACCGCGACCTGTTCGTCTCCGGCGGCCTGGTCAACCTCGAGTCCAGCGTCGGCCTGCTCGCGATCTACGCCGGCGTCCGCACCCTCTCGCCCCTGGTCGAGCGCGGCCCGGTCGACCCGTTGCACACCCTGCGCCTGGTCCTCGAGCACGCGCTGGCCACGATCCCGTTCGAGGCGACCGTGGGGGTCCACGCCCTGCTCCACACCGGCCGTGCGTACGACGGCCCCTACTGGCGCAAGCGGGCTCCGCAGCGGGTGCTGCGCAAGATCGTGAAGAACCGGATCCCGGCGTATTTCGTCGGCGGCCAGTACGACGTCTTCCAGCGCGGCCAACCGCTGCTCTACAGCGGACTGCAGAACGCCTTCCGTGGTCGCTCCGTGTGGCGTCCCATGCGTCCGAACCAGAAGCCGACGCCGCGCTACCAGCTGCGCACCGGACCGTGGGACCACGGCAACACCGGCGGCGGCTTCGACATGCCGCGCGTGCAGCTCGCATGGTTCGACCGCTGGCTGAAGAACAAGAAGACCGGCATCCTCGCGACCAAGACCCCGCTGCACATCCACGACACGACCGGTCCGGTGTACGGCCTGGCCGGCTACCCCGACCGGCGCGCCACCCCGACCGCCTTCCACCTGCAGCCCGGTGGCGGCCTCGCCGAGCCGGCACCGAAGGCGCAGAAGGGTGCCTCGACCCTGGTCTGGAAGGGCTTGACGGTGTCGTGCCAGCGCTCGATCGCCCAGTGGGGCGCCGGTGCGCTGCGCGACATCTACGACCAGTGCAAGAAGTTCCCTGCCCTCGCCCAGCCCCAGCCTGGTGACGCAGCCTTCGAGACCGCGCCGATGGAGGAGCCGCTGACCCTCGCCGGACCGGTCGGCCTGCGGCTGCAGATGACGTCGACGCAGGCGGAGACGATGGTCGTCGCCACGCTGCAGGACGTCGCGCCCGACGGCAGCATCACCGACATCACCGCCGGGTCGCTACTCGGCTCGGCCCGCAAGATCGCCCCGAAGAAGAGCTGGCGCGGCGCCAACGGGAGCTACCAGCTGCCGTTCCACCCGCACACCCGGGCGGCCGAGACCCCGGTGCCCCGCGGCAAGGTCGTCACCCACGACATCGAGCTGCGCCCGGCGTACTCCACCCTCAAGAAGGGCCACCGGCTCCGGCTGGTCCTGCAGACCGGCGACACCCCCCACCTGCTGCCTCCGGTGGCGAAGGCCCTGCAGCTGCTCGGTGGGATCTACCGGGTGCAGACCAACGCGGTGACGCCATCGTTCCTGTCGCTGCCGATCCTCGACCGGGCACCGTGA
- a CDS encoding DUF3017 domain-containing protein has protein sequence MIVPPAGSPAPAPESRHPQTIGGVIYLCLLGAVAVGIALVAVGSWRSGVSCIGATLVVAAGGRLVLNDHAAGMLRVRRHRWFDVVVPLASGVAMIVLAATIPDQI, from the coding sequence GTGATCGTCCCCCCGGCCGGCAGCCCGGCGCCGGCTCCGGAGTCGCGGCACCCCCAGACGATCGGGGGAGTGATCTACCTGTGCCTGCTGGGCGCGGTGGCGGTGGGGATCGCCCTGGTCGCGGTGGGATCCTGGCGGTCCGGGGTGTCGTGCATCGGTGCCACGCTCGTGGTGGCCGCCGGCGGGCGGCTCGTGCTCAACGACCACGCCGCGGGGATGCTGCGGGTACGCCGGCACCGCTGGTTCGACGTCGTGGTCCCGCTGGCCTCCGGCGTCGCGATGATCGTCCTGGCAGCAACGATCCCCGACCAGATCTGA
- a CDS encoding hemolysin family protein, whose amino-acid sequence MNDTLANIALVLLFVLVGGVFAAAEIALVSLRDSQAKALADRGRRGQIVAELNADPNRFLSGVQIGVTLMGFLSAAFGGATLAADLAPALGRLNVPAGVVDPLALMLVTVFISYLSLVLGELTPKRLALQRAEVFSLALGPLIDRISRLARPVIWLLSVSTNALVRLLGGDPKAQKEEMSEEELRELVHGHQTLGDEERQIVEDVFEAGDRQLREVMIPRTEVDFLEASTPVHRAAKDALAKPHSRYPVIGQTSDDVIGFVHVRDLLNPELVNRSVRCGELARPTLTLPWTRPILSALSDMRREGQHLAIVADEYGGTAGIITMEDLFEELIGDIRDEYDVVEPETTRRGETVEVDGLLNLDDFEDETGVELPDGPYETVAGFLMHRLGRVLREGDEVEHAEHRITVLGMEGRRLTRVRVTRSADSHADPHANPQPDPEASPAS is encoded by the coding sequence GTGAACGACACCCTCGCCAACATCGCCCTGGTGCTGTTGTTCGTCCTGGTCGGCGGCGTCTTCGCGGCGGCCGAGATCGCGCTGGTCTCGTTGCGCGACTCCCAGGCGAAGGCATTGGCCGACCGCGGCCGCCGCGGGCAGATCGTGGCCGAGCTCAACGCGGACCCGAACCGGTTCCTCTCCGGGGTGCAGATCGGCGTCACGCTGATGGGCTTCCTCTCGGCGGCCTTCGGCGGCGCGACGCTCGCGGCGGACCTCGCCCCGGCCCTGGGCCGCCTCAACGTCCCGGCCGGCGTCGTCGACCCGCTCGCGCTGATGCTCGTCACCGTGTTCATCTCCTACCTCTCCCTCGTGCTCGGCGAGCTGACCCCGAAGCGGCTCGCGCTGCAGCGGGCCGAGGTGTTCTCGCTCGCGCTGGGCCCGCTCATCGACCGGATCTCGCGCCTTGCGCGACCGGTAATCTGGCTGTTGTCGGTCTCCACCAACGCCCTCGTCCGGCTGCTCGGCGGCGATCCGAAGGCGCAGAAGGAGGAGATGTCGGAGGAGGAGCTGCGCGAGCTCGTCCACGGACACCAGACGCTCGGAGACGAGGAGCGCCAGATCGTCGAGGACGTCTTCGAGGCGGGCGACCGCCAGCTGCGCGAGGTGATGATCCCGCGCACCGAGGTCGACTTCCTCGAGGCCAGCACCCCCGTCCACCGCGCAGCCAAGGACGCGCTCGCCAAACCGCACTCGCGCTACCCGGTGATCGGGCAGACCTCCGACGACGTGATCGGGTTCGTCCACGTGCGCGACCTGCTCAACCCGGAGCTGGTCAACCGGTCCGTGCGCTGCGGGGAGCTCGCCCGCCCGACCCTGACCCTGCCATGGACGCGCCCGATCCTCTCTGCGCTCAGCGACATGCGCCGTGAGGGCCAGCACCTGGCGATCGTGGCCGACGAGTACGGCGGCACCGCCGGCATCATCACGATGGAGGACCTCTTCGAGGAGCTCATCGGCGACATCCGCGACGAGTACGACGTCGTCGAGCCCGAGACCACACGGCGCGGAGAGACCGTCGAGGTCGACGGCTTGCTCAACCTCGACGACTTCGAGGACGAGACCGGTGTCGAGCTGCCCGACGGCCCCTACGAGACGGTCGCCGGCTTCCTCATGCACCGACTGGGCCGCGTGCTCCGCGAAGGCGACGAGGTCGAGCACGCCGAGCACCGCATCACCGTGCTCGGGATGGAGGGCCGGCGGCTGACCCGGGTGCGGGTGACGCGCAGTGCCGACTCGCACGCCGACCCGCACGCCAACCCGCAGCCGGACCCGGAGGCCTCCCCCGCCTCGTGA
- a CDS encoding MFS transporter, with the protein MPSVPSGRAALAIFALAMGGFAIGTTEFVTMGLLPEVAAGIGEDIPTTGHVISAYAAGVVVGAPVIVSLAARLPRRGLVIALIVALGLGNALTALANDYTTMLLARFVAGLPHGAYFGVASLIAASLVPPGQRGRAVSRVMLGLSVATVAGVPASTWLGQSLGWRSAYWLVVGIAAVTAVMLRAVPARPGDPHATVRRELAALRRPQVLVAVLTGMVGFGGVFAMYSYVAPLVRQETGLGAGTVPWFLLAFGIGSVLGTWLAGRLADWDVERSVVGGFAVSVVTLLLVALGAGSAPATLVLMLVVGMLGSVLAVNLQLRLMHVAGDAEMLGAALNHSALNVANGLGAWLGSVVIAAGYGYRVPSVVGAGLAAGGLVIFLAGLALQRAPMLRRMPADPARTDRA; encoded by the coding sequence GTGCCGTCCGTCCCCTCGGGGCGGGCGGCACTTGCGATCTTCGCCCTTGCGATGGGCGGGTTCGCCATCGGGACGACTGAGTTCGTCACGATGGGGCTGCTCCCGGAGGTCGCGGCCGGGATCGGTGAGGACATCCCGACCACCGGGCACGTCATCAGCGCGTACGCCGCGGGCGTGGTCGTCGGCGCCCCGGTGATCGTCTCCCTCGCAGCGCGCCTGCCGCGGCGCGGTCTCGTCATCGCGCTGATCGTGGCGTTGGGGCTCGGCAACGCGCTCACCGCCCTGGCGAACGACTACACCACGATGCTGCTCGCGCGCTTCGTCGCCGGCCTCCCGCACGGTGCGTACTTCGGCGTCGCCTCGCTCATCGCCGCCTCGCTGGTCCCTCCCGGACAACGCGGGCGCGCCGTCAGCCGGGTGATGCTCGGGCTCTCGGTGGCGACCGTCGCCGGTGTCCCGGCCAGCACCTGGCTGGGCCAGAGCCTCGGCTGGCGCTCGGCGTACTGGCTGGTCGTCGGCATCGCCGCCGTGACCGCGGTGATGCTGCGTGCCGTCCCGGCCCGCCCGGGTGACCCGCACGCGACCGTACGCCGTGAGCTCGCCGCCCTGCGCCGGCCCCAGGTCCTCGTCGCGGTCCTGACCGGCATGGTCGGGTTCGGCGGGGTGTTCGCGATGTACAGCTACGTCGCCCCGCTCGTGCGCCAGGAGACCGGTCTGGGAGCGGGGACGGTGCCGTGGTTCCTCCTCGCGTTCGGCATCGGGTCGGTGCTCGGCACCTGGCTGGCCGGACGGCTCGCGGACTGGGATGTCGAGCGGTCGGTCGTGGGCGGCTTCGCCGTGTCGGTGGTGACGCTGCTGCTCGTCGCGCTCGGTGCTGGCAGCGCGCCGGCAACGCTCGTGCTGATGCTCGTCGTCGGAATGCTCGGCTCGGTGCTCGCGGTCAACCTGCAGCTGCGCCTCATGCACGTCGCCGGGGACGCGGAGATGCTCGGTGCGGCGCTCAACCACTCCGCGCTCAACGTCGCCAACGGGCTGGGTGCCTGGCTGGGCTCGGTGGTGATCGCGGCCGGCTACGGCTACCGCGTGCCCAGCGTGGTCGGCGCCGGGCTCGCCGCCGGGGGACTGGTCATCTTCCTCGCGGGGCTGGCGCTGCAGCGGGCACCTATGCTGAGGCGCATGCCCGCTGACCCCGCTCGGACGGACCGCGCGTGA